One Parasphingorhabdus cellanae genomic region harbors:
- a CDS encoding polysaccharide deacetylase family protein: MIEERMDWPNSAKMALSIVVNVEEGSEMTVARGDRGMEPVDELGIHIKSPIRNYGNESNYLYGIKAGAPRIIKLLKNYEIMASWTVAAMSLENHPEIAAAIAEMGHEPVSHGYRWVHQFKMDEEKEREFIRKAVTSIEKTTGTRPYGWLSRYFHTDNTRRLLIEEGFAYHMDDYSGDIPFWDKETVAEKPIAIVPYQLDSNDMKMWTDPAMTPQQWLDYAKHNFDQIYREGEEGNPKMMSLGLHLRIIGRPGRIWAFEEFLKHVRSKKDVWVTTRHQIAQHLAKVDPL; this comes from the coding sequence TTGATCGAAGAACGAATGGATTGGCCCAATAGTGCGAAAATGGCGCTGAGCATTGTCGTCAATGTCGAGGAAGGCAGCGAGATGACCGTGGCGCGGGGGGATCGCGGGATGGAGCCGGTGGACGAGCTTGGCATCCATATCAAGTCCCCGATCCGTAACTATGGCAATGAGAGCAATTATCTTTATGGTATTAAGGCGGGCGCGCCGCGTATCATCAAGCTGCTCAAAAATTATGAGATTATGGCGAGCTGGACCGTCGCGGCGATGAGTCTCGAAAACCATCCGGAAATTGCCGCGGCCATTGCAGAAATGGGTCATGAGCCGGTAAGCCATGGCTATCGCTGGGTCCACCAGTTCAAGATGGACGAGGAAAAAGAACGCGAGTTCATCCGCAAGGCTGTCACATCGATTGAAAAGACCACCGGCACGCGCCCCTATGGCTGGCTGTCGCGCTATTTCCATACCGATAATACCCGGCGTCTGCTGATCGAAGAGGGCTTTGCCTATCATATGGACGACTATTCCGGAGATATTCCATTTTGGGACAAGGAAACCGTGGCGGAAAAACCGATTGCGATTGTGCCCTATCAGCTTGATAGCAATGACATGAAAATGTGGACCGATCCCGCGATGACGCCGCAGCAATGGCTGGATTATGCCAAGCATAATTTCGACCAGATTTATCGCGAAGGCGAAGAAGGCAATCCGAAAATGATGTCCCTAGGCCTGCATCTGCGCATCATCGGCCGACCAGGCCGGATCTGGGCCTTTGAGGAATTTCTGAAACATGTGCGATCTAAAAAGGACGTCTGGGTAACCACCCGCCATCAGATTGCCCAGCATTTGGCGAAGGTTGATCCTCTATGA
- a CDS encoding VOC family protein: protein MSEKQQTRFQRGNFVVADIDRALTFYRDVLGFEETFRKGHNPDSYSFPVFEIPKEAEIGFSILSLPGQPRVMALSEVKNVPLEPVPHPRRGAIVLDVADPDAVMAGARKLGLQVYEEGRLETHDGRIGREIGIVDFDDNLVVIYLIPDAQ, encoded by the coding sequence ATGAGTGAGAAACAACAGACGCGATTTCAGCGAGGCAATTTTGTCGTGGCCGATATCGACCGGGCGCTGACCTTTTACCGCGACGTGCTGGGGTTCGAGGAAACCTTTCGCAAAGGTCATAATCCCGACAGCTATTCCTTCCCGGTTTTTGAGATACCCAAAGAGGCAGAGATCGGATTTTCGATCCTGTCGCTGCCGGGTCAGCCGCGCGTTATGGCTCTGTCGGAGGTAAAAAACGTACCGCTGGAACCTGTCCCCCATCCCCGGCGGGGCGCGATTGTGCTGGATGTCGCCGATCCCGATGCTGTGATGGCAGGGGCACGGAAACTGGGCTTGCAGGTCTATGAAGAAGGCCGGCTTGAAACCCATGACGGGCGGATCGGTCGCGAGATCGGGATTGTCGATTTTGATGATAATCTGGTGGTCATCTATCTCATTCCGGACGCGCAATAA
- a CDS encoding phenylacetate--CoA ligase family protein: MTFPTYFEAFDAKQMLADYPVGDAFTARYIGMSRDELFAIQNKQFLKLMQRGWEIPFYHRLWGNQGIEAGDIKGLEDITKLPVYDKSDLMASVNDYPPYGDFDGRGDTPVVFHTTSGTTGRPQPLMFGPKGREITNLLVGRMYRWMGLGRDDVVQSVYGHGMINGGHYIREAVTHFTNALFLSAGTGIETRSINQVNLMADFNVSCMVGFVDYIRKLAEVAAAEDLFDRINLKMIIGHLGTEDRASTEAAWQGAKAFDWYGVGDTGSIAGEGPERDGMYVWEDAQYLELLDVDTGEPVASGETGDMVVTCLFKDDIAPCIRFNTHDITEERTDSNATGMVFKRITGFKGRSDNMVKLRGINIFPHAIGAIIEGRGDLTGEYVCRVTRDDAGRDEMHVTLESKGSSSRAELVDLLRKGIGIEVGVALVDAGGTAKDTQIDTRQKPIRLIDERGL; encoded by the coding sequence ATGACTTTTCCGACCTATTTCGAAGCCTTTGATGCCAAGCAGATGCTCGCAGATTATCCCGTCGGCGATGCGTTCACCGCGCGCTACATTGGCATGTCCCGGGATGAGCTTTTTGCGATCCAAAACAAACAGTTTTTGAAGCTGATGCAACGCGGATGGGAAATTCCCTTTTACCATCGCTTATGGGGCAATCAGGGCATAGAAGCGGGCGATATCAAGGGGCTGGAGGATATTACCAAGCTTCCGGTTTATGACAAAAGCGATCTGATGGCCTCGGTGAACGACTATCCGCCTTATGGGGATTTTGACGGGCGCGGAGACACGCCAGTGGTTTTCCACACGACATCGGGAACAACAGGCCGTCCGCAACCGCTGATGTTTGGGCCCAAGGGACGGGAAATCACCAATTTGCTGGTCGGGCGGATGTATCGCTGGATGGGTCTGGGGCGCGATGATGTGGTGCAGTCGGTCTATGGGCACGGCATGATCAATGGCGGGCATTATATTCGCGAGGCGGTGACCCATTTTACCAATGCCCTGTTCCTCAGCGCTGGCACCGGCATAGAAACCCGGTCGATCAATCAGGTAAACCTGATGGCGGATTTCAATGTCAGCTGCATGGTTGGCTTTGTCGACTATATTCGCAAGCTAGCCGAGGTCGCAGCGGCGGAAGATCTGTTTGACCGCATCAATCTCAAGATGATCATAGGTCATCTGGGAACCGAAGATCGCGCGTCAACCGAAGCGGCGTGGCAAGGGGCCAAGGCCTTTGACTGGTACGGGGTCGGCGATACGGGCAGCATTGCTGGCGAAGGCCCTGAACGCGACGGCATGTATGTGTGGGAAGACGCGCAATATCTTGAATTGCTGGATGTCGACACTGGTGAGCCCGTAGCATCCGGAGAAACCGGCGATATGGTAGTGACCTGCCTGTTCAAGGATGATATTGCGCCCTGTATCCGCTTTAACACCCATGATATTACCGAGGAACGCACCGACAGCAATGCCACCGGCATGGTTTTCAAGCGCATTACCGGGTTCAAGGGACGCAGCGACAATATGGTCAAGCTGCGCGGTATCAACATATTCCCGCATGCCATTGGAGCCATTATCGAAGGGCGTGGCGACCTGACCGGCGAATATGTCTGCCGCGTGACGCGTGACGATGCCGGACGGGACGAGATGCACGTAACGCTGGAAAGCAAAGGCAGCAGCAGCCGGGCGGAGTTGGTGGACCTGCTTCGTAAAGGCATCGGTATTGAAGTCGGTGTAGCGTTGGTTGATGCCGGAGGAACTGCAAAAGATACGCAGATTGACACGCGTCAAAAGCCCATTCGCCTGATTGATGAGCGGGGTTTATGA
- a CDS encoding amidase — MIDWDALETANRRLNAFTDFDRTATGGTGPLAGVTVGVKGNIAVKDMPWTAGCELYRDRVASEDAAVVARLRAAGGAMIGMLNMEEAALGAKTDNPWFGKTYNPHKEGYTPGGSSGGSGAAVAAGLCDVALGTDTMGSVRIPAAYCGVYGFKPAQSAISQDGLELAEQSLDCIGPLARNLNLLEKVARVISDFGEDKAETGSLATLVETGVDCELEVIENFRDIMRWAGETIAVAQLKYPLSRIRFAGFIKTSKAMAAHLADEDQSKLSDNLKKLLTYGPKRSAADWDEDQAILEQTSETMQALVSKHGFCILPTAPQGAFPHSEDAPANQADYTCLANIADLPAITIPSGFNDNGMPLGLQILASKGCEADLFALARRLDEKLRGYRRPETYLEIT, encoded by the coding sequence ATGATCGACTGGGATGCCTTGGAAACGGCCAACAGGCGATTAAACGCCTTTACCGATTTTGATCGGACCGCGACGGGTGGTACCGGACCTCTTGCCGGGGTCACCGTCGGCGTGAAGGGCAATATCGCGGTTAAAGATATGCCCTGGACCGCCGGTTGCGAACTCTATCGTGACCGCGTTGCGAGCGAAGACGCGGCGGTCGTTGCACGGCTGCGGGCAGCTGGAGGGGCCATGATAGGGATGCTGAATATGGAGGAGGCCGCGCTGGGCGCAAAGACCGACAATCCGTGGTTCGGCAAAACATATAATCCGCACAAGGAAGGTTATACGCCCGGCGGTTCATCTGGCGGAAGCGGCGCTGCGGTTGCGGCTGGTCTATGCGATGTCGCCTTGGGCACGGACACAATGGGGTCTGTGCGTATACCGGCTGCTTATTGCGGCGTGTACGGATTTAAACCCGCGCAATCGGCGATTAGCCAGGATGGACTAGAGTTAGCGGAGCAATCACTGGACTGCATCGGACCGCTGGCGCGGAATTTAAACCTGCTCGAAAAGGTCGCACGGGTCATTAGCGATTTCGGTGAGGATAAGGCTGAGACAGGATCACTGGCGACATTGGTTGAAACGGGTGTTGATTGCGAACTGGAAGTCATCGAAAATTTCCGTGACATCATGCGCTGGGCGGGGGAAACCATTGCCGTGGCTCAGCTGAAATATCCGTTGTCGCGCATCCGTTTTGCCGGATTTATAAAAACATCGAAAGCCATGGCTGCACATTTGGCGGACGAAGATCAAAGCAAGCTTTCCGATAATCTGAAAAAATTGCTCACCTATGGTCCGAAACGCAGCGCCGCCGATTGGGACGAGGATCAGGCGATTCTCGAACAGACCTCTGAAACGATGCAGGCGCTGGTTTCAAAACACGGTTTTTGTATCTTGCCGACCGCCCCGCAAGGTGCCTTTCCGCATAGCGAAGATGCACCGGCCAATCAGGCTGATTATACCTGTCTTGCCAATATTGCAGACCTTCCCGCGATTACCATTCCGTCCGGCTTTAACGACAATGGCATGCCTTTGGGGCTCCAGATTCTGGCGTCCAAAGGATGCGAAGCGGATCTATTTGCGCTGGCGCGGAGACTGGACGAGAAGTTACGCGGCTATCGTCGTCCCGAAACCTATTTGGAAATCACATAA
- a CDS encoding VOC family protein gives MTHALQHGSILGGVATVPDLEAALKDYRDVLGMQVAETGPLGDDLAQGWNCPGSAGAPMAVLQPASRADCFIRLVEQPDHPDFKPTRTYGWAAYELTVEDVFGWPDRLQGSGFDIIGPPKELEGLPFFVPMQVLGTGREMVYLNEVRENTPSTDLPMARSLTDHIFIVILATPDRVGTIDWYRDQLHLTVGDTYTLEYSMINEAFGKPAGTVSDLTMVQNDRLPIVEVDDYPEEATSRPRHDGMLPPGNALVTLAVDDLDAIDVGWITPPQVRAGALYRDRRTATAFGPAGELLELIEIS, from the coding sequence ATGACACATGCTTTACAACATGGCTCGATACTCGGCGGCGTAGCAACAGTGCCCGATCTGGAAGCGGCCCTGAAAGACTATCGCGATGTTCTGGGCATGCAAGTTGCCGAAACGGGGCCGCTGGGCGATGATCTGGCGCAAGGCTGGAATTGTCCGGGCAGTGCGGGGGCACCCATGGCGGTGCTGCAACCGGCCAGCAGGGCCGATTGTTTCATCCGTCTGGTGGAACAGCCCGATCATCCGGATTTCAAACCGACCAGAACCTATGGTTGGGCGGCCTATGAGCTGACGGTCGAGGATGTATTTGGCTGGCCGGACCGCTTGCAGGGCAGCGGTTTTGATATTATCGGGCCGCCGAAAGAGCTCGAGGGGCTGCCCTTTTTCGTGCCGATGCAGGTGCTCGGCACCGGGCGTGAAATGGTCTATCTCAACGAAGTGCGCGAAAATACGCCTTCGACCGATCTACCCATGGCCCGGTCGCTGACCGATCATATTTTCATCGTGATATTGGCGACGCCGGATCGTGTGGGCACTATCGACTGGTATCGTGACCAGCTGCACCTGACGGTGGGCGATACCTATACGCTGGAATATAGCATGATCAACGAGGCGTTCGGGAAACCGGCAGGGACGGTATCCGATCTGACCATGGTTCAGAATGATCGCCTGCCGATTGTCGAGGTGGATGATTATCCGGAAGAGGCGACGTCGCGGCCGAGACATGACGGTATGTTACCGCCGGGCAATGCGCTGGTGACACTGGCGGTTGATGATCTGGACGCGATTGATGTGGGCTGGATTACGCCGCCACAGGTACGGGCGGGCGCGCTGTATAGGGATCGCCGAACCGCGACGGCTTTTGGCCCGGCGGGTGAATTGCTGGAGTTGATCGAAATTAGCTAG
- a CDS encoding REDY-like protein HapK has translation MRIIVLFNLKEGVDIGEYEEWAKTRDIPTASALSSVTSFTIHKATGLFGSDDPSPYEYFEIIDITGLDAFVADVSDPEFQAMAAPFQDYADGPQFILTEDL, from the coding sequence ATGCGCATCATTGTATTGTTCAATCTGAAAGAAGGCGTGGATATCGGCGAATATGAGGAATGGGCCAAAACGCGCGATATTCCAACGGCAAGTGCGCTGAGCTCGGTGACATCTTTCACGATCCATAAGGCAACCGGTTTATTCGGTTCCGATGATCCGTCCCCTTATGAATATTTCGAGATTATCGACATTACCGGCCTGGATGCATTTGTTGCCGATGTGTCGGATCCTGAATTTCAGGCCATGGCGGCGCCGTTTCAGGACTATGCTGATGGTCCGCAATTCATACTGACAGAAGACCTCTGA
- a CDS encoding YciI family protein, whose amino-acid sequence MKAFAIYCTDKPDTEQKRLDTRSAHFAHIETTLDNLFVAGPFKNAHGDTVGSLLIVKAETEADARAQLEADPYFHADIWADIRIHEFTAAAGDWIGGKIW is encoded by the coding sequence ATGAAAGCTTTTGCCATCTATTGCACGGACAAGCCGGATACCGAACAAAAGCGTCTCGACACACGCAGCGCGCATTTTGCCCATATCGAGACGACGCTCGATAATCTGTTTGTCGCCGGACCGTTCAAGAACGCGCACGGTGACACTGTGGGATCGCTGTTGATCGTCAAAGCCGAGACGGAGGCAGATGCCCGTGCGCAGCTTGAAGCCGATCCCTATTTTCACGCGGATATCTGGGCCGATATTCGGATTCACGAGTTTACCGCAGCCGCCGGTGACTGGATTGGCGGCAAGATATGGTAG
- a CDS encoding MFS transporter → MASQTDQPQADAPAVPAKPYPSAAAGWFLVVMLTIAYIFSFVDRYILGLLIEPIKAEFDLSDRQIGWLLSAFTLVYGFVGIFMGWLIDRGKRIWIVSVGVALWSAATVATGMAKNFFQLFAARMGVGVGEATLSPATFSMIGDSFPTEKRGKPIAFYSSALPIGAGLASLLSGAIIAWTAASGSQSLPFFGELSPWRFTLVIVGLPGMIFALFFLFMKEPARRPVAASEDVISGSGFFDALKYIWRNRMLYIGFVLIICTMTTIAYSQGFLAPTFERTWGWSAQKYAFVNGVALLIIGPANMMIMGTISDWWTKKGVQDASLRILYIGFFIMVPTAAIPLFMPSAELAFAILCINTIGIGIVSAIGVTSLLVITPAQIRGQVVALYYLAISWFGSLGPIAVGELSSSVFGEDNLRYAVAAVPLIFGVVPFLMMPVTRRLYREQMVRLGAASE, encoded by the coding sequence ATGGCCAGTCAGACGGATCAACCCCAGGCAGACGCACCCGCTGTTCCAGCCAAGCCCTATCCCAGCGCCGCGGCGGGCTGGTTTCTGGTGGTCATGCTCACCATCGCCTATATTTTCAGTTTTGTTGATCGCTATATCCTTGGCCTTTTGATTGAACCGATTAAGGCGGAGTTTGATCTGTCCGACCGCCAGATCGGCTGGTTGCTCAGCGCCTTCACGCTGGTCTATGGTTTTGTCGGTATTTTCATGGGCTGGCTGATTGATCGCGGTAAACGCATCTGGATCGTGTCAGTGGGGGTAGCCTTATGGTCAGCCGCTACCGTCGCGACCGGCATGGCCAAAAATTTCTTCCAGCTATTCGCCGCGCGCATGGGCGTCGGGGTCGGAGAAGCGACGCTCAGCCCCGCAACATTTTCGATGATTGGTGACAGTTTCCCGACCGAGAAACGCGGCAAGCCGATTGCCTTCTATTCCTCTGCTCTACCCATTGGCGCGGGCCTCGCCTCGCTGTTGAGCGGCGCGATCATCGCCTGGACCGCGGCAAGTGGTAGCCAGTCCCTGCCCTTTTTTGGGGAATTATCACCCTGGCGTTTCACGCTGGTCATCGTCGGTCTTCCCGGGATGATTTTTGCGCTCTTCTTCCTGTTCATGAAAGAACCGGCACGACGCCCCGTCGCAGCATCAGAAGATGTGATCAGCGGCAGCGGCTTTTTCGATGCGCTGAAATATATCTGGCGCAACAGGATGCTCTATATCGGCTTTGTGCTGATCATCTGCACGATGACGACCATTGCTTATAGCCAGGGATTTCTGGCCCCTACTTTTGAACGGACATGGGGATGGTCGGCACAGAAATATGCTTTCGTCAATGGCGTCGCACTGCTGATAATCGGCCCGGCCAACATGATGATCATGGGCACAATTTCCGACTGGTGGACGAAAAAGGGCGTGCAGGATGCGTCCTTGCGCATCCTCTATATCGGCTTTTTCATCATGGTCCCGACCGCCGCGATCCCGCTGTTCATGCCCAGCGCCGAACTGGCCTTTGCGATATTGTGCATCAATACGATCGGCATTGGGATCGTGTCCGCCATTGGTGTCACATCTTTGCTGGTCATCACACCGGCGCAAATCCGGGGTCAGGTGGTCGCGCTTTATTATCTGGCGATCAGCTGGTTCGGGTCACTCGGCCCCATCGCCGTGGGCGAACTGTCGAGCAGCGTGTTTGGCGAAGATAATCTCCGCTATGCGGTCGCGGCGGTCCCGCTGATTTTTGGCGTGGTGCCATTTCTCATGATGCCAGTGACGCGGCGGCTTTACCGTGAACAAATGGTGCGCTTGGGCGCTGCTAGCGAATGA
- a CDS encoding SDR family NAD(P)-dependent oxidoreductase, whose amino-acid sequence MSGKFAGKTIVVTGSGKEKGLGQGILQRFADEGANCVVSDLTIGDQEEGVAEELRGRGVKVATISCDVSDAAQCQALVDQSVDAFGAVDIFVNNAGIGFMMKPLLEVDTAKEWDQVIGVNLSGAFYCTQAAAKAMVASGDGGRIINIASQAAKTGFPHLPAYVSSKHGMVGLTRASAVELGAHGITVNAVCPNHVTTGLGAQQNAYFSKLLGFDSVEAYLANMSKSNPMGRPGLPSDTAAACAWLASDDAFYVTGEAINVSGGEEMH is encoded by the coding sequence ATGTCCGGAAAATTTGCAGGCAAAACCATCGTCGTTACCGGTTCCGGTAAGGAAAAGGGGCTGGGACAGGGCATATTGCAGCGTTTTGCCGATGAAGGCGCGAATTGCGTCGTGTCGGACCTCACCATCGGCGATCAGGAAGAAGGCGTGGCAGAAGAGTTGCGCGGGCGCGGAGTCAAAGTCGCGACCATATCCTGTGATGTCAGCGATGCGGCGCAATGTCAGGCTCTGGTCGATCAAAGCGTGGATGCTTTTGGCGCGGTTGATATTTTCGTCAACAATGCCGGTATCGGCTTCATGATGAAACCGTTGCTGGAAGTGGATACGGCCAAGGAATGGGATCAGGTCATCGGTGTGAACTTATCGGGCGCGTTTTACTGCACGCAAGCGGCGGCGAAGGCGATGGTGGCTTCGGGTGATGGCGGAAGGATCATCAATATCGCGTCGCAAGCCGCAAAGACCGGTTTTCCGCATCTGCCTGCTTATGTCAGTTCCAAACATGGCATGGTTGGCCTGACCCGGGCGAGTGCGGTCGAGCTGGGTGCGCACGGCATTACCGTCAACGCGGTTTGCCCCAATCATGTGACCACCGGTCTTGGTGCGCAGCAGAATGCATATTTTTCAAAGCTGCTCGGCTTTGATAGTGTTGAGGCCTATCTCGCCAATATGAGCAAGAGCAATCCGATGGGGCGGCCCGGCCTGCCGTCTGATACCGCCGCCGCTTGTGCATGGTTGGCGAGCGACGACGCCTTTTATGTCACCGGAGAAGCGATTAACGTTTCTGGTGGGGAGGAGATGCATTGA
- a CDS encoding alpha/beta fold hydrolase has protein sequence MIRKGYSDGPFGQVHWRMLEPKGAASKPDLYCLHPAPFSGLAFTTIMPYLAQDRCIFAPDYPGHGGSDAFKEEPAIEEYAAAMMAVVDEQSSGGAVDLMGFHTGNLVAAEMALTAPEKIGHLALIDVPAFDAETSAKFRAASARTFEITSDLACLEGPWERGMTKRIESQTMERSFEMFTEQLRPGRLMNKAFHAAFSYDVEARLPAVKHETLILASQSALLDATRHAAEIMPGATFIERLDIKRAVLDEAAEKTAAEVLKFLDRRSS, from the coding sequence ATGATCCGCAAAGGATATAGCGACGGGCCATTCGGCCAAGTGCACTGGCGGATGCTGGAGCCGAAAGGGGCGGCGTCAAAACCAGACCTTTATTGCCTGCACCCCGCCCCGTTTAGCGGGCTCGCCTTTACCACCATCATGCCGTATCTCGCGCAAGACCGCTGTATCTTTGCACCGGATTATCCCGGCCATGGGGGCTCAGATGCTTTCAAAGAAGAACCGGCAATAGAAGAATATGCCGCGGCGATGATGGCGGTGGTTGATGAACAGTCGAGCGGTGGCGCGGTTGATCTGATGGGCTTTCACACCGGAAATCTCGTTGCAGCCGAAATGGCCCTGACCGCACCGGAGAAAATAGGGCATCTAGCGCTGATTGACGTCCCCGCTTTTGATGCCGAAACGAGCGCCAAGTTCAGAGCCGCGAGCGCCAGGACATTTGAAATCACGTCCGACCTCGCCTGCCTCGAAGGACCTTGGGAACGGGGGATGACTAAGCGCATTGAAAGCCAGACAATGGAGCGCAGTTTTGAGATGTTTACCGAGCAGTTGCGCCCGGGTAGGCTGATGAACAAGGCGTTCCATGCCGCGTTCAGCTATGATGTTGAAGCCAGACTGCCAGCGGTGAAGCACGAGACACTGATTTTGGCGTCCCAATCAGCCCTGCTGGACGCCACCCGTCATGCTGCCGAGATCATGCCGGGCGCGACATTTATCGAGCGGCTGGATATCAAACGCGCTGTGCTTGACGAAGCGGCGGAAAAAACGGCAGCTGAAGTGCTAAAATTTTTGGATAGGAGATCGTCATGA
- a CDS encoding enoyl-CoA hydratase/isomerase family protein — protein sequence MTLRLEKQGKVAHLLIDRPDKRNAFNQAMWELLPELLADAMADDTIRVLMLHASRKDSAFCAGADIGEFATGSTDPEWRARNQAAIGRVQHELAQAPKPTIAIIDGDCVGGGCGIALACDMRVAGPKARFGITPSKLGLVYPLHDTKLLVDLVGPSQAKRILFTGQLMSAQQALDIGLITLLADDPYAEAEALAATMASVSSHSQTMSKSIIKRILDGQADDDAETSALFDSAFESDDFKEGVSAFMEKRKPEF from the coding sequence ATGACCTTGCGGCTTGAGAAACAGGGCAAGGTCGCGCATCTGCTGATTGACCGGCCGGACAAGCGCAATGCGTTTAATCAAGCCATGTGGGAGTTGTTGCCGGAATTGCTGGCCGATGCGATGGCGGACGATACGATCCGTGTGTTGATGCTGCACGCCAGCCGCAAGGATAGCGCTTTTTGCGCTGGCGCAGACATTGGTGAATTTGCAACCGGTTCAACCGATCCGGAATGGCGCGCACGCAATCAGGCGGCCATTGGCCGGGTCCAGCATGAACTGGCGCAGGCGCCCAAGCCGACAATCGCGATTATTGATGGCGATTGTGTGGGCGGTGGATGTGGCATCGCGTTGGCCTGTGACATGCGGGTGGCTGGGCCGAAAGCGCGGTTCGGGATTACGCCTTCGAAACTGGGGCTGGTTTATCCGCTGCACGACACAAAATTGCTTGTCGATCTGGTCGGGCCTTCACAGGCCAAGCGGATATTGTTCACCGGCCAATTGATGTCCGCGCAACAAGCGCTCGATATTGGCCTGATCACCCTGCTGGCTGACGATCCCTATGCCGAGGCCGAAGCGCTGGCGGCGACGATGGCGTCAGTATCCTCGCACAGCCAGACCATGAGCAAGTCGATTATCAAGCGCATTTTGGACGGACAGGCTGACGATGATGCCGAGACGTCCGCGCTGTTCGACTCTGCCTTTGAGAGCGATGATTTCAAGGAAGGCGTCAGCGCCTTCATGGAGAAAAGAAAGCCGGAATTTTGA
- a CDS encoding carboxymuconolactone decarboxylase family protein, producing MTRITPLTMDELPDETQAALKFSENLMGYVPNSVMTMAHWPELLGAFRGLVSVIYGESAIDNGLKRLIGAVVSAAAGCQYCKAHTTLGARDVGVDEKKVKAVWDYQSSDLFSQAERAALDLAFAAGQVPNAATDAHFAALDAHYDERQKTEIMAVISMFGFLNRWNDSLATALEDKPFESASSLYQPDQWQAGQHRR from the coding sequence ATGACCCGCATCACACCGCTGACCATGGATGAACTGCCGGACGAAACACAGGCGGCCCTCAAATTTTCTGAAAATCTGATGGGCTATGTCCCCAATTCGGTGATGACCATGGCGCACTGGCCGGAATTGCTCGGCGCGTTTCGCGGGTTGGTCAGCGTCATCTATGGGGAAAGCGCCATCGACAATGGTCTGAAGCGCCTGATCGGAGCCGTGGTGAGCGCTGCGGCCGGATGCCAATATTGCAAGGCGCATACGACATTGGGCGCCCGCGATGTCGGCGTGGACGAAAAGAAAGTGAAAGCGGTCTGGGACTATCAGTCCAGCGACCTGTTCAGCCAGGCCGAGCGGGCGGCGCTGGACCTCGCCTTTGCCGCCGGACAGGTCCCCAATGCGGCAACCGACGCACATTTCGCCGCGCTGGATGCCCATTATGACGAACGCCAGAAAACCGAGATTATGGCCGTGATCAGCATGTTTGGTTTTCTCAACCGCTGGAATGACAGCCTGGCAACCGCGCTGGAAGACAAGCCGTTTGAATCAGCCAGCAGCCTGTATCAGCCAGACCAATGGCAGGCCGGGCAGCATCGGCGGTAG